One Natrinema halophilum genomic window carries:
- a CDS encoding universal stress protein — MYETILVPTDGSDPANRAVEHALALADRYGAQLDLLYCVETFRYGEPALSSTEIVLDDLEDRGQDLLTDLAETADNYGTEASTCLCHGRPWEEILARADEVDADLIVIGYQGQSHSRDRKIGSTAERVVRSANRPVLTA, encoded by the coding sequence ATGTACGAGACGATCCTCGTTCCCACGGATGGAAGCGACCCAGCGAACCGTGCCGTCGAACACGCGCTGGCGCTTGCCGACCGGTACGGCGCGCAACTCGATCTCCTGTATTGCGTCGAAACGTTTCGCTACGGCGAACCGGCACTGAGCAGCACGGAAATCGTTCTCGACGATCTCGAGGATCGCGGCCAGGATCTACTGACGGACCTCGCCGAGACCGCCGACAATTACGGGACCGAGGCGTCGACGTGTCTCTGTCACGGTCGCCCCTGGGAGGAAATCCTCGCTCGAGCGGACGAAGTCGACGCGGACCTCATCGTGATCGGATATCAGGGCCAGAGTCACAGCCGCGACCGGAAGATAGGCAGCACCGCCGAACGGGTCGTTCGCTCGGCGAATCGACCGGTGTTGACCGCCTGA
- a CDS encoding NAD-dependent epimerase/dehydratase family protein has protein sequence MDLERRSVLVTGGAGFIGSNLANHLSEANDVTVVDDCYLGTPENLVDDVEFVDASVLDDELPTDVDVVFHLAALSSYAMHEDDPTTGARVNVEGFVNVVEQARRDGCETVVYASTSSIYGSRTEPSPEEMDVSVNTGYEASKLARERYGEYFSNHYDITAAGMRFFSVYQGYGGAEEHKGEYANVIAQFADDIAAGESPVLYGDGTQTRDFTHVSDIVRGLELAAAFELDGIYNLGTGEAFDFNTVVAMINDELGTDVEPEYVDNPIPESVYVHDTCADASKIRDEAGWEPQIDFEEGIQRVCAQYTDG, from the coding sequence ATGGACCTCGAGCGACGTTCCGTGCTCGTTACCGGTGGAGCGGGATTTATCGGATCAAACCTGGCGAATCACCTGTCGGAAGCCAACGACGTAACCGTCGTCGACGACTGCTATCTCGGGACGCCCGAGAACCTGGTCGACGACGTCGAGTTCGTCGACGCGAGCGTTTTGGACGACGAGTTACCGACAGATGTCGACGTCGTCTTCCACCTGGCGGCGTTGTCCTCGTACGCGATGCACGAGGACGACCCGACGACAGGCGCCCGCGTGAACGTCGAGGGCTTCGTCAACGTGGTCGAACAGGCTCGTCGTGACGGTTGCGAGACCGTCGTCTACGCCTCGACGTCGTCGATATACGGCAGTCGCACCGAGCCGTCACCGGAGGAAATGGACGTCAGCGTCAATACTGGGTACGAGGCGTCGAAACTCGCTCGGGAACGATACGGCGAATACTTCTCGAACCACTACGACATTACGGCGGCCGGAATGCGGTTTTTCTCCGTCTATCAGGGCTACGGCGGTGCCGAAGAACACAAGGGCGAGTACGCAAACGTGATCGCGCAGTTCGCCGACGACATCGCAGCCGGGGAATCACCCGTACTGTACGGCGACGGCACCCAGACGCGGGACTTCACCCACGTTTCCGATATCGTCCGCGGACTCGAGTTGGCTGCAGCTTTCGAACTCGACGGCATCTACAACCTGGGAACCGGCGAAGCCTTCGACTTCAACACTGTCGTGGCGATGATCAACGACGAACTCGGAACCGATGTGGAGCCGGAATATGTCGATAACCCGATCCCAGAGTCAGTGTACGTCCACGACACCTGCGCAGATGCTTCGAAGATTCGGGACGAAGCCGGCTGGGAACCTCAGATCGACTTCGAAGAGGGCATCCAGCGTGTCTGTGCGCAGTACACCGACGGGTAA
- the ppc gene encoding phosphoenolpyruvate carboxylase → MRLHNRDVRQDVRELGALLGDVLEEQTSRRAFETVESCRRTAIDYRSGELESRTPLITELEGLSPHQQRIVARAFTTYFELINLAEERERVRTIRTESHEKTLDDSLETAAEELAETDVETVEQVLDDVLIEPTFTAHPTEARRKTVKSKLRTISTDIETLDERLLTDKEESQVWRDIDAEVTSLWQTPQVRNRQPEPEDEARNVQWYLENTLFEVVGEVYDELDDAIDAEIPGNLDIPKLFEFRSWAGSDRDGNPYVTPDVTANTLERQRSVILERYREQLKRLSGILSQDGSRIDAGSTFHASLEEDRERLPGSARTAEERYPDEPYRQKLKLMRERLRRVGDVRPGGYDEADDLLDDLAIIAESLRKNGAESVVDAHVDPIRRQVATFGFSLASLDLRDHQQKHTDAIAEALETEGIDYYDLSEDERVEFLTDAVLQDEPVIDLSDTADLSEESARALELFDSLADWQTEYGIHAIDTYCISMTEEPSHVLEVLFLADQADVVSLPEHAGIDIVPLLETEYALSGARRIMGTLFENEAYAQALEARGRTQEIMLGYSDSNKENGFLAANWSLYKNQRRLGEICDDHDVTMRLFHGRGGSISRGGGPMNEALLALPNSTVTGQVKFTEQGEAIAEKYANPRIAERNIEQMLNAQLRARKRAMDQPEEQVHDEWIDAMETMADVARQEYRDLLESEGFVRYFEQATPITVIEDLDLGSRPASRSGERTVEDLRAIPWVFSWTQSRCILPGWYAIATGIEAYLDDGGSLETLQAMYDEWPFFRTTLDNAALSLSRTELEIAEQYADLADSALRERFFPRLSDEYERAAELITEIGQRERLHTRDWLGENLERRNPYVDPLNLLQVYLLDRTHRTDIEERTLRLTVKGIAAGMKNTG, encoded by the coding sequence ATGCGACTCCACAACAGAGACGTCCGCCAGGACGTTCGCGAACTCGGCGCGTTGCTCGGGGATGTCCTCGAGGAACAGACTTCCCGTCGGGCATTCGAGACGGTCGAGTCGTGTCGCCGGACTGCGATCGACTACCGGTCCGGTGAACTCGAATCTCGGACCCCCCTCATCACGGAACTCGAAGGATTATCTCCCCATCAACAACGGATCGTCGCCCGCGCGTTTACGACATATTTCGAGTTGATCAACCTCGCAGAGGAACGCGAACGGGTCCGGACGATTCGGACGGAATCCCACGAGAAGACACTGGACGATAGTCTCGAGACCGCGGCAGAGGAACTCGCTGAGACCGACGTCGAAACCGTCGAACAGGTACTGGACGACGTTCTGATCGAGCCGACGTTCACCGCCCATCCGACCGAAGCCAGGCGCAAGACGGTCAAATCGAAACTCCGAACGATATCGACGGACATCGAGACGCTCGACGAACGCTTGCTGACCGACAAAGAGGAAAGTCAGGTCTGGCGAGACATCGACGCAGAGGTGACGAGCCTGTGGCAGACGCCACAGGTGCGTAATCGCCAGCCGGAACCCGAAGACGAGGCGCGAAACGTCCAATGGTACCTCGAGAACACGCTGTTCGAGGTCGTCGGCGAAGTGTACGACGAACTCGACGATGCGATCGATGCGGAAATCCCCGGCAACCTCGATATCCCGAAGCTCTTCGAGTTCCGCTCGTGGGCGGGGAGCGACCGCGACGGCAACCCCTACGTAACTCCCGATGTGACCGCAAACACCCTCGAGCGCCAGCGGTCGGTCATCCTCGAACGGTATCGCGAACAGCTCAAGCGCCTCTCCGGGATCTTGAGCCAGGACGGCAGCCGAATCGACGCCGGTTCCACGTTCCACGCCTCGCTCGAGGAGGACCGCGAACGATTACCCGGCAGCGCCCGCACGGCCGAGGAGCGCTACCCCGACGAACCGTACCGACAAAAGCTCAAGCTGATGCGCGAACGGCTCCGTCGCGTCGGCGACGTCCGACCGGGCGGGTATGACGAAGCTGACGACCTCCTCGATGACCTCGCTATCATCGCCGAGAGTCTACGCAAAAACGGGGCCGAAAGCGTCGTCGATGCCCACGTCGATCCGATCCGACGACAGGTCGCGACGTTTGGCTTCTCGCTCGCAAGCCTCGATCTGCGCGATCATCAGCAAAAACACACCGACGCCATTGCCGAGGCCCTCGAGACCGAGGGAATCGACTATTACGACCTCTCGGAGGACGAACGCGTCGAATTCCTTACCGACGCGGTCCTGCAGGACGAACCGGTAATCGATCTCAGCGATACAGCGGATCTCTCGGAGGAATCAGCGCGCGCCCTCGAGTTGTTCGACAGTCTCGCCGACTGGCAGACCGAGTACGGCATCCACGCGATAGACACCTACTGTATCTCGATGACCGAGGAGCCGAGCCACGTCCTCGAGGTCCTGTTCCTGGCCGATCAGGCGGACGTCGTTTCCCTCCCCGAACACGCCGGAATCGACATCGTCCCGCTTTTGGAGACCGAGTACGCCCTCTCGGGAGCTCGTCGCATCATGGGAACGCTGTTCGAGAACGAGGCCTACGCGCAGGCCCTCGAGGCGCGTGGCCGGACCCAGGAGATCATGCTCGGCTACTCGGACTCGAACAAAGAAAACGGCTTCCTCGCAGCAAACTGGTCGCTGTACAAGAACCAGCGGCGGCTGGGTGAGATCTGTGACGACCACGACGTAACGATGCGGTTGTTCCACGGTCGCGGTGGCTCGATTTCGCGAGGCGGTGGGCCGATGAACGAGGCGTTGCTGGCGCTTCCGAACTCGACCGTGACCGGACAGGTCAAGTTCACGGAACAGGGCGAGGCTATCGCCGAGAAGTACGCCAATCCGCGCATCGCCGAGCGCAACATCGAACAGATGCTCAACGCCCAGCTCAGGGCTCGGAAACGCGCGATGGATCAGCCCGAAGAGCAAGTCCACGACGAGTGGATCGACGCGATGGAAACCATGGCCGACGTCGCTCGGCAGGAATACCGCGACCTCCTCGAGAGCGAGGGCTTCGTTCGATACTTCGAACAGGCGACGCCGATTACGGTCATCGAGGACCTCGACCTGGGGTCACGACCGGCCTCTCGGTCTGGTGAGCGCACCGTCGAAGATTTACGGGCGATCCCGTGGGTATTCTCGTGGACGCAGTCGCGGTGCATCCTGCCGGGCTGGTACGCAATCGCAACGGGCATCGAGGCCTATCTGGACGATGGCGGATCACTGGAAACGTTACAAGCGATGTACGACGAATGGCCGTTCTTCCGAACGACGCTCGACAACGCCGCACTTTCTCTGTCGCGAACCGAACTCGAGATCGCCGAGCAATACGCCGACTTGGCCGACTCTGCGCTTCGAGAGCGGTTTTTCCCTCGCCTGTCCGACGAATACGAGCGGGCAGCCGAACTGATTACAGAAATCGGTCAGCGCGAGCGCCTGCACACCCGCGACTGGCTCGGTGAGAATCTCGAACGCAGAAACCCGTACGTCGACCCGTTGAACCTGTTGCAGGTCTATCTCCTCGATCGAACCCACCGGACGGATATCGAGGAACGGACGCTACGGTTGACAGTCAAGGGCATCGCCGCCGGAATGAAAAACACCGGATAG
- a CDS encoding universal stress protein: MYHDILIPTDGRENTEQAIDEAIDLAAEQDATLHTIYVINSAAIAPGITFEDLETIGQQAVEYVRKHAAEAGIDRIEQCVTHGLRGETILRYAAEHDVDLIVMGRHRELDHLVRGSVSKQVADEATAQVLVVE, translated from the coding sequence ATGTATCACGACATTCTCATTCCGACCGACGGGCGCGAGAACACCGAGCAAGCGATCGACGAAGCCATCGATCTCGCGGCCGAGCAAGACGCGACCCTGCATACGATCTACGTGATCAACTCCGCTGCGATTGCCCCGGGGATAACCTTCGAGGATCTCGAGACGATCGGCCAACAGGCTGTCGAGTACGTGCGTAAACACGCGGCAGAGGCCGGGATCGACCGCATCGAGCAGTGCGTGACCCACGGCCTTCGTGGCGAAACGATTCTGAGATATGCAGCCGAGCACGACGTCGATCTCATCGTGATGGGTAGACACAGGGAGTTAGACCACCTCGTCCGCGGGAGCGTCTCGAAACAGGTCGCTGACGAGGCGACGGCCCAGGTTCTCGTCGTCGAGTGA
- a CDS encoding MaoC family dehydratase — MRYYEDIEIGETNEYGEYHVTKEEIIEFAEQYDPQPFHVDEDAAEESAFGELVASGWHTAAMCMRMLVDGPIEERASMGARGVDELRWKQPVKPGDILSIRTEILDKRVSESDPRRGYVDSRLEGVTHNDDVVISWIGLGMIALRNPNDA, encoded by the coding sequence ATGCGTTACTACGAGGACATCGAAATCGGAGAAACCAATGAATACGGTGAGTATCACGTCACGAAAGAAGAGATTATCGAATTTGCCGAACAGTACGACCCACAGCCGTTTCACGTCGACGAGGACGCTGCTGAAGAGTCAGCGTTCGGTGAACTGGTCGCATCGGGCTGGCATACCGCGGCGATGTGCATGCGGATGCTCGTGGACGGCCCGATAGAGGAACGAGCCAGTATGGGCGCTCGCGGTGTCGACGAACTTCGCTGGAAACAGCCCGTGAAACCCGGCGATATACTCTCGATCCGCACGGAGATTCTAGACAAGCGTGTCTCGGAAAGCGATCCCCGGCGGGGGTACGTCGACTCTCGACTCGAGGGAGTCACGCACAACGACGACGTCGTGATCTCCTGGATCGGGCTCGGTATGATCGCGCTCCGAAACCCGAACGATGCGTAA
- a CDS encoding 4Fe-4S ferredoxin N-terminal domain-containing protein yields MSFDDIEGDPTESEEPFHPLGEEWQDNLEDLLDDTEYDTELGMKMGRDAMRVTKGELSEEEFHEEYHEEVIEEFGEDERPIASPDDADDEESGSLLSAFSGKESRREMLKKSAAGAGFASLGWGAVDQQEPESEPAVEEPGEVQPDEEATQWGMTIDLEHCDGCLSCVVACNEEHNWDQGANWMYVLAFEDGQVESPEPDTENASVHDFNYLVRPCQHCTDAPCEKVCPTTARHTRDEGGLVLTDYDVCIGCRYCQVACPYGVNYFQWDEPNVDDEEIGPEMMYDQRDRWVSSRAPRGVMSKCVFDPPRQDGNVGDELVGTTACEMACPPNVIQFGNKNNPASDPERYRENPARTRTIINVYTALPSPDSVSSSLQGVDPNLDAIVEAVDEFTVELIALAEAVRLTRVDYEEEASPGDTLPDKEQTILDVVSAIESTGIDLGSQQTLRQLGLLVEQFQGPSQDVVVSTREDVAQELFEDYVDAPENEFELLGDIGTNPNVDYLGHEPGPEAHQVPGPTSYEEVGMLNVRQKALDDETVGLFDRDTDLGVGEESGSSH; encoded by the coding sequence ATGAGTTTCGACGACATCGAGGGGGATCCAACCGAGAGTGAGGAACCGTTCCATCCGCTCGGGGAGGAGTGGCAAGACAACCTCGAGGATCTGCTCGACGACACGGAATACGATACAGAACTCGGGATGAAGATGGGGAGAGACGCCATGCGGGTCACCAAGGGGGAGCTCTCGGAGGAAGAATTTCACGAGGAGTATCACGAGGAGGTGATAGAGGAGTTCGGCGAGGACGAACGGCCGATCGCGAGTCCGGACGATGCCGACGACGAGGAGTCAGGATCGCTGCTCTCGGCGTTCAGTGGCAAGGAATCACGCCGCGAGATGCTCAAGAAGAGTGCTGCCGGTGCCGGATTCGCAAGTCTCGGTTGGGGTGCAGTCGATCAGCAGGAACCGGAATCGGAACCTGCCGTCGAGGAACCGGGGGAAGTCCAACCCGACGAGGAGGCGACCCAGTGGGGGATGACGATCGATCTGGAGCACTGTGACGGCTGTCTATCCTGCGTCGTCGCCTGCAACGAGGAACACAACTGGGATCAGGGGGCCAACTGGATGTACGTCCTCGCGTTCGAGGACGGCCAGGTCGAGTCGCCAGAACCGGACACCGAAAACGCAAGCGTCCACGATTTCAACTACCTCGTCCGCCCGTGCCAGCACTGCACGGACGCCCCGTGCGAAAAGGTTTGCCCGACGACGGCTCGACACACGCGCGACGAAGGGGGGCTGGTGCTGACCGACTACGACGTTTGTATCGGCTGTCGGTATTGTCAGGTCGCCTGCCCGTATGGTGTCAACTATTTCCAGTGGGATGAGCCGAACGTCGACGATGAGGAGATCGGTCCGGAGATGATGTACGATCAGCGCGATCGCTGGGTCAGCAGCCGCGCACCCCGCGGCGTCATGTCGAAGTGCGTCTTCGATCCGCCCCGCCAGGACGGCAACGTAGGCGACGAACTGGTCGGCACGACCGCCTGCGAAATGGCCTGTCCACCGAACGTGATCCAGTTCGGCAACAAGAACAACCCCGCGAGCGATCCGGAGCGCTACAGGGAGAACCCTGCTCGAACGCGAACGATCATCAACGTGTACACGGCGCTCCCATCGCCGGATTCAGTTTCGTCATCGCTCCAGGGCGTCGACCCGAATCTGGACGCCATCGTCGAAGCCGTCGACGAATTCACCGTCGAATTGATCGCGCTCGCGGAAGCGGTCCGGCTCACCCGCGTAGATTACGAGGAGGAGGCGTCGCCGGGAGACACCCTCCCGGACAAGGAGCAGACGATACTCGACGTCGTCAGCGCCATCGAGAGCACGGGTATCGATCTCGGAAGCCAGCAAACGCTTAGACAGCTCGGGCTGTTGGTCGAGCAGTTCCAGGGACCGAGCCAAGACGTGGTGGTCTCCACGCGGGAGGACGTCGCTCAGGAACTGTTCGAGGACTACGTCGACGCGCCCGAAAACGAGTTCGAGTTGCTCGGAGACATCGGAACGAACCCAAACGTCGACTATCTCGGACACGAACCGGGTCCCGAAGCCCATCAGGTCCCCGGGCCGACTTCGTACGAAGAAGTCGGGATGCTCAACGTGCGACAGAAGGCTCTCGACGACGAAACCGTCGGCCTCTTCGATCGCGACACGGACCTTGGCGTCGGCGAGGAGTCGGGTTCCTCCCACTAG
- a CDS encoding right-handed parallel beta-helix repeat-containing protein yields MKDDNQSDQSTSAGDTTRRSYVRLLGSLGIGGALAGVAGTTASGAATAQTGMAANGISVSDSGTMIDATVAHLDFDNSLSATEAGDDIVRIDADTNPNIVDVREDLGIEPEQDDLLAAIEDHYSSFKPTERNHRYEVPPGTWYVETDNIHLEAHEYFELVGCPFATLKVTDQDVDRLMTVGTLDASLPHAQRTIMCDLQVDIRGDYDAGIARWYTYKYGHMENVSMRGRRDKYNSAYGGDRHTILVDGVRSFTTNIIRGCNLNNGDTKYDRSTHVGHAIPFSSDTYNHGTNYWEGCQVSDYIDNGIYVSGDDGQNIVTGCHVQNCAGAGIRIGPNDHVRNCQITMTDHPGYPWSGLWLENGGGQLVSQVLVNNQIRKNTEIIRLTQDGPARLTDVHINDGGTDGRAIRVDDNDAAPTIFEGCTITDRSEPTISDYAVYVQSSNVTFSNCDFHIASQSPMDRHGVFVTNGDDAIDRLSLDSCTIDTDGASLRFDESGESHNVTCSRFGGLVMSDSDTTLSRVLWVGNRHGGDTRFRGQRRQWEGDFNFGFDV; encoded by the coding sequence TCGTACGTCCGTTTGCTCGGGTCCCTGGGCATCGGTGGTGCCCTCGCCGGTGTGGCTGGGACGACCGCTTCTGGCGCGGCCACAGCACAAACCGGCATGGCTGCGAACGGGATTTCCGTGAGCGACTCGGGAACGATGATCGACGCTACCGTTGCACACCTCGATTTCGATAACTCGCTGTCGGCGACCGAAGCGGGCGACGACATCGTTCGGATCGATGCCGATACGAACCCGAACATAGTCGACGTCCGCGAAGACCTCGGTATCGAACCCGAGCAAGACGACCTGCTGGCCGCGATCGAGGACCACTACTCGTCGTTCAAACCGACGGAGCGAAACCACCGGTACGAGGTCCCGCCCGGAACGTGGTACGTCGAGACGGACAACATCCACCTCGAGGCCCACGAATACTTCGAACTCGTCGGGTGTCCGTTCGCGACGCTCAAAGTAACAGACCAGGACGTCGACCGGCTGATGACCGTTGGAACGCTGGACGCATCACTCCCCCACGCTCAGCGGACGATCATGTGCGACCTACAGGTCGACATTCGGGGCGACTACGACGCCGGGATCGCTCGCTGGTACACGTACAAGTACGGACATATGGAGAACGTCTCCATGCGAGGCCGACGAGATAAGTACAACAGCGCATACGGAGGCGACCGACACACGATCCTTGTCGACGGGGTTCGCTCCTTCACGACCAATATCATCAGGGGCTGTAACCTCAACAATGGTGATACGAAGTACGACCGGTCGACCCACGTCGGCCACGCGATCCCCTTCAGTTCGGACACCTACAATCACGGCACGAACTACTGGGAGGGATGTCAGGTATCCGACTACATCGATAACGGAATATACGTCTCGGGCGACGACGGTCAGAACATCGTTACGGGCTGTCACGTGCAAAATTGTGCCGGGGCAGGGATCCGAATCGGTCCGAACGACCACGTACGGAACTGCCAGATTACCATGACCGACCACCCCGGGTATCCGTGGTCCGGTCTCTGGCTCGAGAACGGCGGCGGCCAACTGGTCTCGCAGGTGCTGGTAAACAACCAGATCAGGAAGAACACCGAAATCATTCGATTGACTCAGGACGGTCCAGCCCGACTGACCGACGTACACATAAACGACGGCGGGACGGACGGCCGTGCGATTCGAGTGGACGATAACGACGCTGCGCCGACCATCTTCGAAGGGTGTACGATCACCGATCGTTCGGAGCCGACGATATCCGATTACGCGGTCTACGTTCAATCGTCGAACGTCACCTTCAGCAACTGTGATTTCCACATCGCGTCACAATCACCGATGGATCGACACGGCGTCTTCGTCACGAACGGGGACGACGCTATCGATCGGCTCTCGCTCGACAGTTGTACGATCGACACCGACGGTGCCAGCCTCCGCTTCGACGAAAGCGGCGAGAGTCACAACGTTACTTGCTCGCGCTTCGGCGGACTCGTGATGAGCGACTCCGATACCACGCTCTCGAGGGTACTATGGGTCGGCAACCGCCACGGCGGGGACACTCGATTTCGAGGCCAGCGTCGTCAGTGGGAGGGCGACTTCAACTTCGGCTTCGACGTGTGA